In one Tachysurus fulvidraco isolate hzauxx_2018 chromosome 16, HZAU_PFXX_2.0, whole genome shotgun sequence genomic region, the following are encoded:
- the LOC125138957 gene encoding uncharacterized protein LOC125138957 — MIRLFVALCALFSLFTAVKTSDIKEIDVITVKRGEDVTMECSISSDTKKENVVWYRQISGKLPQFIAKPYKYMDKLGYKFIEGFNDARFSISVNDKKFDLSIKQTSEDDKGEYFCGEMEGTVVKFTSGTRLQFEDKDTTHSNTTGTTHRDSHSCSETSEQKWINPLIASNIFSVIVITLLLGVLYKNHRKDASSSNHQIPTNQTADDDDDVLNYAAVSFAKKPSSSRTSRAKSHEDVYAQVKIK; from the exons atgatcagactctttgtcgctctttgtgctcttttttctctcttcacagctg tgaaaacttcTGACATCAAGGAGATTGACGTGATAACAGTAAAGCGTGGAGAAGATGTAACTATGGAGTGTAGCATTAGCAGtgacacaaagaaagagaatgtagtttggtacagacagatttcaggaaaattacCTCAGTTTATTGCAAAACCATACAAGTACATGGACAAATTGGGCTACAAATTTATTGAAGGATTTAATGATGCTCGTTTCAGTATTAgtgtaaatgacaaaaaatttgATCTCAgtattaaacaaacaagtgaAGATGATAAAGGAGAAtatttctgtggagaaatgGAAGGAACTGTAGTGAAGTTCACATCTGGAACACGTCTGCAATTTGAAG ataaagacacgacacacagtaatacaacTGGAACTACACACAGAGATTCACACAGCTGCTCAGAAACAA GTGAACAGAAGTGGATTAATCCCTTAATAGCCTCCAATATATTCTCTGTTATCGTAATCACACTTCTGCTtggagttttatataaaaatcacagaaaag ATGCTTCATCAAGCAACCATCAAATTCCCACCAATCAG actgctgatgatgatgatgatgtcttgAACTATGCAGCTGTGAGTTTTGCTAAAAAACCTTCATCCTCCAGAACATCCAGAGCTAAGAGCCATGAAGACGTTTATGctcaagttaaaataaaatag
- the LOC125138956 gene encoding uncharacterized protein LOC125138956, with protein MITLFVALCLLTSVKPSNIKEIQVKTIQIVEDVTIKCGVSSDKDNLFWFKKSFGKVPQLLGRTVGKDFRPNDKRFSFSDVKLFNLNITNVTEEDTGTYFCVEMLNTSPDFTSGTLLVVEDEERKRSPPAVTVLENGESLTLQCSVQAITSSCEEPSVYWFRHGSGESDPGIIYTHGNTSDECKKSSEAGSPPQSCVYTLPKRKLTTSGKEMLYCAVAKCGQILFRNGIILLYPEKSCCFQIQVMIFLSMFRVGVLAFLVIVFTIIFCRKKK; from the exons ATGATCACACTCTTTGTTGCTCTTTGTCTCTTAACATCAG tgaaacCTTCTAACATCAAGGAGATTCAAGTTAAAACAATACAGATTGTAGAAGATGTTACTATAAAATGCGGCGTGTCCAGTGACAAAGATAACCTTTTTTGGTTCAAAAAGAGTTTTGGAAAGGTTCCTCAGTTGTTAGGGAGAACAGTGGGGAAAGATTTCAGACCTAATGATAAACGCTTCAGTTTTAGTGATGTAAAATTGTTTAATCTGAACATTACAAATGTGACAGAAGAGGATACAGGAACATACTTCTGTGTAGAAATGCTGAACACTTCACCAGACTTTACATCTGGAACCCTTTTGGTTGTtgaag ATGAGGAGAGGAAACGATCTCCTCCAGCTGTAACGGTGTTGGAGAACGGAGAGTCGCTCACActccagtgttcagtacaaGCCATTACTTCAAGCTGTGAAGAACCGAGCGTGTACTGGTTCAGACACGGCTCAGGAGAATCTGATCCAGGAATCATTTACACTCATGGAAACACCAGTGATGAGTGTAAGAAGAGCTCTGAGGCTGGTTCTCCTCCACAGAGCTGTGTCTACACTCTCCCCAAGAGGAAGCTCACAACCTCTGGTAAAGAAATGCTCTACTGTGCTGTGGCTAAGTGTGGACAAATCCTCTTCAGGAATGGAATTATACTTTTATATCCAGAGAAAA GTTGTTGTTTCCAGATTCAGGTGATGATCTTTCTTTCCATGTTTAGAGTTGGAGTTCTTGCCTTTCTCGTTATTGTCTTTACAATCATTTTTTGtcgtaaaaagaaataa